The Desulfotignum phosphitoxidans DSM 13687 genome has a window encoding:
- a CDS encoding rhodanese-like domain-containing protein, translating into MAPTLVRHHIGNTVRQIIFIILISVVLGAAVNFIRPDSIPFVETWSMADNLVTEDGEALAIPLEDAAALFADNAAIFLDARTPAEYEKGHIQGAVNLPWHEVDNYFETVIMTLDPEAMIITYCDGEACSLSHDLALFLKDLGFTRIKVLVNGWTLWKGHDLPVTTPSS; encoded by the coding sequence ATGGCACCCACACTTGTACGGCACCATATTGGCAACACGGTCCGTCAGATAATTTTCATCATACTGATATCCGTAGTCCTTGGTGCGGCTGTCAACTTTATCCGGCCGGACAGCATCCCTTTTGTGGAAACCTGGTCCATGGCGGACAACCTGGTTACAGAAGATGGTGAGGCTCTGGCCATTCCTCTGGAAGACGCTGCGGCCCTGTTTGCAGACAATGCCGCAATTTTTCTGGATGCCCGGACACCTGCCGAGTATGAAAAGGGACACATCCAGGGTGCTGTCAACCTGCCCTGGCATGAGGTGGACAACTATTTTGAAACCGTCATCATGACCCTGGACCCGGAAGCCATGATCATCACCTACTGCGACGGGGAAGCCTGTTCATTGAGCCATGACCTGGCACTGTTTCTCAAGGACTTGGGGTTCACCCGGATCAAGGTGCTGGTCAACGGCTGGACCCTGTGGAAGGGACACGATCTGCCCGTTACCACCCCCTCATCCTGA
- a CDS encoding thioredoxin family protein, producing MEIKILGPGCPKCEQTSKIVAEAVSETGVEANVEKVTGAMDIAGYGVFGTPAVVIDGDVKCVGKIPKKEDVKSWLTK from the coding sequence ATGGAAATCAAAATACTGGGCCCTGGATGCCCCAAATGCGAACAAACCAGTAAAATAGTAGCGGAAGCCGTGTCCGAAACCGGTGTGGAGGCCAATGTGGAAAAAGTCACCGGTGCCATGGATATCGCAGGATACGGGGTTTTCGGCACCCCGGCCGTGGTCATTGACGGGGATGTCAAATGCGTGGGTAAAATTCCCAAAAAAGAGGATGTCAAATCCTGGCTGACCAAATAA
- a CDS encoding thioredoxin domain-containing protein, translating to MTRTICMKQWTVTALAGLLTGLAALLAAAQTTHAKTVKDLYPLLSDRFIKSATLTALEDDLILKTDTGIALTRSGMAQALEKQDPRLQDQLENNLIFLAEQEILTLILEDEVKKSGLADGKSVTQEQITAYLQSKVGDQTVSDKEAKTFYDENKEMVGGMPFDQVEDSIKKFLLENKQQTAVRTHIHDLGQRHQIRINEKWMDVQYKKMTDNPVDKARLSGKPSMVEFGADGCVPCDMMQPILDKLEKKFPDTLNIVFLHVRENQVLAGRYGIQSIPVQAFFDANGQEVFRHTGFYPEEAVTKQLKQMGVAQ from the coding sequence ATGACCCGAACCATCTGTATGAAACAATGGACCGTCACTGCACTGGCCGGACTGCTTACAGGGCTGGCAGCCCTTTTGGCAGCAGCCCAAACCACCCATGCAAAAACGGTGAAAGACCTTTATCCCCTGCTGTCGGACCGGTTTATCAAATCCGCGACGCTTACCGCTTTGGAAGATGACCTGATCCTGAAAACCGACACCGGCATTGCGCTGACCCGATCCGGGATGGCACAGGCCCTGGAAAAACAGGATCCCCGATTGCAGGACCAGTTGGAAAACAACCTGATCTTTCTTGCGGAACAGGAGATTCTCACCCTGATTCTGGAAGATGAGGTGAAAAAAAGCGGACTGGCAGACGGCAAATCCGTGACACAGGAACAGATTACCGCCTACCTGCAAAGCAAAGTGGGTGATCAGACCGTTTCCGACAAGGAGGCAAAAACCTTTTATGATGAAAACAAGGAGATGGTCGGGGGCATGCCCTTTGATCAGGTGGAAGACAGCATCAAAAAATTTCTGCTGGAGAACAAACAGCAGACCGCAGTCCGAACCCATATCCATGATCTGGGACAACGCCACCAGATCCGCATCAATGAAAAATGGATGGATGTCCAGTACAAAAAGATGACCGACAACCCGGTGGACAAAGCCAGGCTGTCCGGAAAACCCAGCATGGTGGAATTCGGTGCCGACGGGTGTGTTCCCTGTGACATGATGCAGCCCATCCTGGACAAGCTGGAGAAAAAATTTCCCGACACCCTGAACATCGTGTTTCTTCATGTGCGCGAAAATCAGGTACTGGCCGGTCGGTACGGCATCCAGTCCATACCGGTCCAGGCATTTTTCGATGCCAATGGACAGGAGGTGTTCCGGCACACGGGATTTTATCCGGAAGAAGCGGTGACAAAACAGCTGAAACAAATGGGGGTGGCGCAGTGA
- a CDS encoding aldehyde ferredoxin oxidoreductase N-terminal domain-containing protein, whose product MAEKQFFLKVLMLDASSGFYRLKRYAVGDFFGPVDLGIHMSFKHNSLTIGGGLLAGSIFPGSNRMIFCGISPCWHGFYISSMGGAALVFDNLGINQLVILGKADRPSLLYLNRNHGEEIEVELVPVSPGTIWKMGRGGVYGVMEEAMIRFSGRYETDPRVLATGPASRYTDFGAIASAPVRKKKLTPVDTWAGRGGFGSKLFQEHGIVGIIYGGTHVDEDFRERSVADQWFEDKYNQRMAAKDIEATTKYRYDPGVETGGTFGVNYAAMSGNILAFNYRTIYWREDERKAFHQKFIRDHYLKQFNEETIQKKQQKTCGEPCAAVCKKMNGIYKKDYEPYQALGPLCGIFDQRAAEMLAGHADMLGFDAIAAGGILAWLMDCLDEALLAPDDIGAAMKPKWHFQDFDVVEDSMHNAELGKRLLDEMVRPDGKIPLEKGARKLARGLAKGKGTPVMDRFVHTAFARQGWMVPNQYWTPGVLAPMAIMGKYYMHYGSRFMPPRDLGRENALRMLQELMLDNLGICRFHRAWAEDLMPDIIEKIYGLKDRFLASIGLTAGRITSRNASVFWESERNIDMVHTFLKNKQQVDNIHDPDLEHWLDLFDKDKHRAAFEFWYEMHKGTHETLRDFPV is encoded by the coding sequence ATGGCAGAGAAACAGTTTTTTTTAAAGGTGCTGATGCTGGATGCTTCATCCGGGTTTTACAGGCTCAAACGGTATGCAGTGGGGGATTTTTTCGGGCCCGTGGATTTGGGCATCCACATGAGTTTCAAGCACAACAGCCTGACCATCGGCGGCGGTCTTCTGGCCGGTTCCATTTTTCCGGGATCGAACCGGATGATTTTCTGCGGTATATCTCCCTGCTGGCACGGGTTCTATATATCATCCATGGGCGGTGCCGCCCTGGTGTTCGACAACCTGGGGATCAATCAGCTGGTGATTCTGGGCAAAGCCGACCGGCCGTCCCTGCTGTATCTCAACCGGAATCACGGAGAAGAGATCGAGGTGGAACTGGTGCCGGTGTCTCCCGGTACCATATGGAAAATGGGCCGGGGTGGGGTTTATGGGGTGATGGAGGAGGCCATGATCCGGTTTTCCGGCCGGTATGAAACCGATCCCAGGGTACTGGCCACCGGGCCGGCCTCCCGGTACACCGATTTCGGGGCCATTGCCTCGGCCCCGGTGCGCAAGAAAAAACTGACCCCGGTGGATACCTGGGCCGGCCGGGGCGGGTTCGGGTCCAAGCTTTTCCAGGAGCACGGCATTGTCGGCATCATTTACGGCGGCACCCATGTGGATGAGGATTTTCGTGAACGGTCCGTGGCGGATCAATGGTTCGAAGACAAATACAACCAGCGCATGGCAGCCAAGGATATCGAGGCCACCACCAAATACCGGTATGATCCCGGGGTTGAAACCGGCGGCACCTTTGGGGTGAACTATGCTGCCATGTCCGGCAATATCCTGGCATTCAACTACCGCACGATTTACTGGCGCGAAGATGAACGAAAAGCCTTTCACCAGAAATTTATCCGGGACCATTACCTGAAACAGTTCAACGAAGAAACGATCCAAAAAAAACAGCAGAAAACCTGCGGTGAACCCTGTGCGGCCGTGTGCAAGAAAATGAACGGAATCTACAAAAAAGATTATGAACCCTATCAGGCACTAGGACCCTTGTGCGGCATCTTTGATCAGCGGGCCGCAGAAATGCTGGCCGGCCATGCCGATATGCTGGGATTTGATGCCATTGCCGCAGGCGGAATCCTGGCCTGGCTTATGGACTGCCTGGATGAGGCATTGCTGGCCCCGGACGATATCGGTGCGGCCATGAAGCCGAAATGGCATTTCCAGGATTTTGATGTGGTTGAAGATTCCATGCACAATGCAGAACTTGGAAAGCGTCTGTTGGATGAAATGGTCCGGCCGGACGGAAAGATCCCTTTGGAAAAGGGGGCCAGAAAACTGGCCCGGGGTCTGGCAAAAGGAAAAGGCACACCCGTCATGGACCGGTTTGTTCATACGGCATTTGCCCGCCAGGGCTGGATGGTTCCCAACCAGTACTGGACCCCGGGGGTGCTGGCCCCCATGGCTATCATGGGCAAATACTATATGCACTATGGCAGCCGTTTTATGCCGCCCCGGGATCTGGGTCGGGAAAACGCGCTTCGCATGCTTCAGGAACTGATGCTGGACAATCTCGGCATATGCCGGTTTCACCGGGCTTGGGCCGAAGATCTGATGCCCGACATCATTGAAAAAATCTACGGGTTGAAAGACCGGTTCCTCGCGTCCATAGGATTGACCGCCGGCCGCATCACCAGCCGCAATGCCTCGGTATTCTGGGAATCGGAACGGAATATCGATATGGTCCATACCTTCTTGAAAAATAAACAACAAGTGGATAACATACATGATCCGGACCTGGAACACTGGCTGGATCTGTTTGACAAAGACAAACACCGGGCCGCATTTGAATTCTGGTATGAGATGCACAAAGGCACCCATGAAACCCTCCGGGATTTTCCGGTCTGA
- a CDS encoding (Fe-S)-binding protein, with protein sequence MLLKSYSLEIFKSKCQADAEGVHCFAHLDQDVTDAIPYLNAVLGGFEYLNDPPAVTFKTHGKLITVHGNKIAVNALKDEAEAEKIVAWLKNEINAAWEKKEEITPCYTGMPRPGIMEILKLLPKTNCKECSQPTCLVFAAKVAEGANGPDDCPPLDPDQHRRLTEYMGRFTLEM encoded by the coding sequence ATGCTGTTGAAGAGCTATTCTCTGGAAATATTTAAATCCAAATGCCAGGCAGATGCCGAAGGCGTACACTGCTTTGCCCACCTGGACCAGGATGTCACAGACGCCATTCCCTATCTGAATGCCGTGCTGGGAGGATTCGAATACCTCAACGATCCCCCGGCTGTCACCTTTAAGACCCATGGCAAGCTGATCACGGTGCACGGCAATAAAATTGCAGTGAACGCCCTGAAGGATGAAGCAGAAGCTGAAAAAATCGTGGCATGGCTCAAAAATGAGATCAATGCGGCCTGGGAGAAAAAAGAGGAGATAACCCCCTGCTATACCGGGATGCCCCGCCCCGGTATCATGGAGATTCTCAAGCTGCTGCCGAAAACCAACTGCAAAGAATGCAGCCAGCCCACCTGCCTGGTGTTTGCTGCCAAAGTGGCGGAAGGGGCCAACGGCCCTGACGACTGCCCTCCCCTTGATCCGGATCAGCACCGGCGCCTCACCGAATATATGGGCCGGTTCACTCTGGAAATGTAA
- a CDS encoding rhodanese-like domain-containing protein: MKKGIITIAAILMMAISLAAHAEELSLETYISGFDYKARKEMKINSESLVSGLEQGFIQLVDIRFKEETAAWRMGFGRHIPLNELPSRLDELDKDKIIVTACPHKDRAILAMAYLRTKGYQSKYLVDGLLGVAEFLRGDTAREVMEILGENQGR; encoded by the coding sequence ATGAAAAAAGGTATCATTACGATTGCCGCCATCCTGATGATGGCAATTTCTCTTGCGGCCCATGCCGAAGAATTGTCTTTGGAAACCTATATTTCCGGGTTCGACTACAAGGCCCGCAAAGAGATGAAGATCAACAGCGAATCTTTGGTCAGCGGGCTGGAACAAGGATTCATCCAGCTTGTCGACATCCGCTTCAAGGAGGAAACAGCTGCCTGGCGCATGGGGTTTGGCCGCCATATCCCGCTCAATGAACTGCCATCCCGCCTGGATGAGCTGGACAAAGACAAAATCATCGTGACCGCCTGCCCCCATAAAGACCGGGCCATTCTGGCCATGGCATATCTGAGAACCAAAGGATACCAATCCAAATACCTGGTGGACGGGCTTCTGGGTGTTGCTGAATTTCTGCGGGGAGACACCGCCAGAGAGGTTATGGAAATCCTTGGGGAAAACCAGGGCAGGTGA
- a CDS encoding cytochrome c biogenesis CcdA family protein: protein MLDSLFLTVNQWMTGGIMVAAVGSFLWGMISVLFSPCHLASIPLIVGYVGGQEKMVHPRQAGIYSALFTLGLFITIAIIGIICALLGRMLGDVGNFWQILVGAILVWVALGMLGVEKCSLSGSLMHRLKLKGMTGAFVLGLAYGVLSGSCTFGFIAPILALITIQEKVITGIILIILFGIGHCLPIVIAGSSTALVKKLLESSAWSGAGMWFRKLAGVTIMLLGLYFIANPFFSALQAA, encoded by the coding sequence ATGCTTGATTCCCTTTTTCTGACCGTGAACCAGTGGATGACCGGCGGCATCATGGTCGCCGCAGTGGGATCATTTTTGTGGGGCATGATCAGTGTGCTGTTCAGCCCCTGTCATTTGGCCTCCATCCCGTTGATCGTCGGATACGTGGGGGGCCAGGAAAAAATGGTCCACCCGCGCCAGGCCGGCATCTATTCCGCGCTTTTCACCCTTGGCCTGTTTATCACCATAGCTATCATCGGCATCATCTGCGCCCTGCTGGGCCGGATGCTGGGGGATGTGGGAAACTTCTGGCAGATTCTGGTGGGTGCCATTCTTGTATGGGTGGCTCTGGGTATGCTCGGGGTTGAAAAATGTTCCTTGTCAGGGAGCCTGATGCACCGCCTGAAACTCAAAGGCATGACCGGGGCCTTTGTGCTGGGGCTGGCCTACGGGGTGTTGTCCGGCTCCTGCACCTTCGGGTTCATCGCCCCTATTCTGGCGTTGATCACCATCCAGGAAAAAGTGATAACCGGCATCATCCTCATCATCCTGTTCGGTATCGGCCACTGCCTGCCCATCGTCATTGCCGGCAGTTCCACTGCCCTGGTGAAAAAACTGCTGGAGAGCAGCGCCTGGAGCGGGGCCGGCATGTGGTTTAGAAAACTGGCCGGTGTCACCATCATGCTGCTGGGCCTGTATTTCATTGCCAATCCCTTTTTTTCGGCCCTGCAAGCGGCATAA
- a CDS encoding thioredoxin family protein — protein MKQIRILVYIVIAIVAVTTLYNIQFKNKSTADRTSGTAESDVRYDFNDLPVKGMVTMIDLGATECVPCKMMAPILEKLETAYRDRAVIAFIDVWKHRDQAPRFGVRAIPTQVFFDPDGKEVYRHQGFMSEDAIVEQLTRMGVEKPAL, from the coding sequence GTGAAACAGATCCGTATCCTCGTTTATATCGTCATCGCCATTGTTGCCGTAACCACCCTTTACAACATCCAGTTTAAAAACAAATCCACTGCGGACCGTACCAGCGGCACAGCGGAATCAGATGTCCGCTATGATTTCAATGACCTGCCGGTAAAGGGTATGGTCACCATGATCGACCTGGGGGCCACCGAATGTGTGCCCTGCAAGATGATGGCCCCGATCCTGGAAAAACTGGAAACAGCCTACCGGGACCGGGCTGTGATCGCGTTCATAGATGTATGGAAACACCGGGACCAGGCCCCCCGGTTCGGAGTCCGGGCCATTCCCACCCAGGTTTTTTTTGACCCTGACGGCAAGGAGGTGTACCGCCACCAGGGATTCATGAGTGAAGATGCCATTGTGGAACAATTAACCAGAATGGGGGTTGAAAAACCCGCCCTTTAA
- a CDS encoding MauE/DoxX family redox-associated membrane protein: protein MLQKKSSIDVPLTIGYHFTRLVMAGVFIYASIDKIIHPDLFAEAVFNYQVLPGYLVNLTALILPWLELILGACLLINRWMAGASALAAMLMALFVGMIIFNLARGLDISCGCFSAAPDDDPITLLTLARDICFLIFSLGLAGLVFIKNTRRVR, encoded by the coding sequence ATGCTGCAAAAAAAATCATCTATTGATGTCCCACTTACCATAGGGTATCATTTTACCCGGCTGGTCATGGCTGGTGTGTTTATCTATGCCAGCATCGATAAAATCATCCACCCGGACCTGTTTGCAGAAGCGGTGTTCAACTACCAGGTGCTGCCAGGATACCTCGTGAACCTGACCGCCCTGATACTGCCCTGGCTGGAGCTGATCCTGGGCGCCTGTCTGCTGATCAACCGGTGGATGGCCGGGGCATCCGCCCTGGCAGCCATGTTGATGGCCTTGTTTGTGGGGATGATCATATTCAACCTGGCCCGGGGCCTGGATATCAGCTGCGGGTGTTTTTCCGCTGCCCCGGATGATGATCCCATCACCCTGCTGACCCTGGCACGCGATATATGTTTTTTGATCTTCTCCCTGGGCCTGGCCGGATTGGTGTTCATTAAAAACACCCGCCGTGTCAGATAA
- a CDS encoding permease encodes MKEKTKLLILVALFLMAYFIPWADPVIRQSGLEAFMMLQEYAREHVLTCLIPAFFIAGAIAVFVSQASVLKYFGNQANKILSYSVASVSGTILAVCSCTVLPLFAGIYTRGAGIGPATAFLYSGPAINVLAITMTAKILGWQLGLARAIGAVVFAVITGLLMSVIFKKDDMARTGGQIYVPDEEDKGRTLFQDSIYILTMVLILVFAAFAKPAPDATGLWPAIFAAKWYITIFLLLALGWMLKAWFTKDECVSWIDATWGFMKQIFPLLFAGVIVAGFLLGRPGHSALIPEQYIQTLLGGNSLWANLFASVAGAFMYFATLTEVPILQGLLGAGMGKGPALALLLAGPALSLPNMLVIASVMGAKKTAVFCTIIVVMSTIAGMIYGTFVV; translated from the coding sequence ATGAAAGAAAAAACCAAACTGCTCATTCTTGTGGCCCTGTTTCTCATGGCCTATTTCATCCCCTGGGCCGATCCGGTGATCCGGCAGTCCGGACTGGAGGCATTCATGATGCTCCAGGAATATGCCAGAGAACATGTACTGACCTGCCTGATTCCGGCGTTTTTCATCGCCGGTGCCATTGCCGTATTCGTGTCCCAGGCATCCGTGCTCAAGTATTTCGGCAATCAGGCCAATAAAATTCTGTCCTATTCAGTGGCATCGGTGTCCGGCACCATCCTGGCGGTCTGCTCCTGCACGGTGCTCCCGCTGTTTGCCGGCATCTACACCCGGGGGGCCGGTATCGGGCCGGCCACGGCATTTCTGTACTCCGGCCCGGCCATCAATGTGCTGGCCATCACCATGACCGCCAAGATCCTGGGATGGCAGCTGGGCCTTGCCCGGGCCATTGGTGCCGTTGTTTTCGCAGTCATCACGGGCCTGTTAATGTCGGTGATCTTTAAAAAAGATGACATGGCCAGAACCGGGGGCCAGATCTATGTGCCGGATGAAGAGGACAAGGGGCGGACCCTTTTCCAGGACAGCATCTATATTCTGACCATGGTGCTGATCCTTGTTTTCGCCGCATTCGCCAAACCGGCCCCGGATGCCACAGGCCTCTGGCCGGCCATATTTGCCGCCAAATGGTATATCACCATTTTTCTGCTGCTCGCTTTGGGATGGATGCTCAAGGCCTGGTTCACCAAGGATGAATGCGTGTCCTGGATCGATGCCACCTGGGGATTCATGAAACAGATCTTTCCTTTGCTGTTTGCCGGTGTGATCGTGGCGGGATTTCTCCTGGGCCGGCCCGGACACTCTGCATTGATACCTGAGCAGTACATCCAGACCCTGCTGGGGGGCAACTCCCTGTGGGCCAACCTGTTCGCCTCGGTGGCCGGGGCATTCATGTACTTTGCCACCCTGACCGAAGTGCCCATCCTCCAGGGGCTTTTAGGCGCCGGCATGGGCAAGGGCCCTGCTTTGGCCCTGCTGCTGGCAGGCCCTGCCCTGTCTTTGCCCAACATGCTGGTCATAGCAAGCGTCATGGGCGCAAAAAAAACAGCCGTCTTCTGTACCATCATCGTTGTGATGTCGACCATTGCCGGCATGATCTACGGTACTTTTGTCGTTTAG
- a CDS encoding heterodisulfide reductase-related iron-sulfur binding cluster — protein MGKKKGLTTPVKNPSRDALKVAYFAGCSAGYLFPGVAKAAVGLLEQNGIQVFVPSQHCCSMPLIMEGNQQAAKKRIQANLETLGACMQDGYDIVCSCPTCGYFFKKLLKETAYYSEAFQHRADAGNNRMQVPTGSRDKKFTFVPMGIYKTFLKDDGYFSSIDPLQRIDLSLNVQDLGEYLLAHYKTGQLSISLKEPDRPLAYFAPCHQREQNIGHPYVEMIQSLPGTDIIPMGGEMLCCGMGGHLGFKTGFHDHSLAIGGPLFDRLAAASNRTLITDCLSCRMQLKHVFSRQVFHPLELLIAV, from the coding sequence GTGGGCAAAAAAAAGGGATTGACCACGCCTGTGAAAAACCCCAGCCGGGATGCCTTAAAAGTCGCCTATTTTGCCGGATGCAGTGCCGGGTATCTGTTTCCTGGGGTAGCCAAAGCAGCGGTGGGCCTGCTGGAACAAAACGGGATTCAGGTGTTTGTCCCTTCCCAGCACTGCTGCAGCATGCCCCTGATCATGGAAGGAAACCAACAGGCAGCTAAAAAACGGATCCAGGCCAACCTGGAAACCCTTGGTGCCTGTATGCAGGACGGATACGACATCGTCTGCTCCTGCCCCACCTGCGGATATTTTTTCAAAAAACTGCTGAAAGAAACCGCGTATTATTCAGAAGCGTTTCAACACCGGGCCGATGCCGGCAACAACAGGATGCAGGTACCGACAGGGTCCAGGGACAAAAAATTCACCTTCGTGCCCATGGGCATTTACAAAACCTTTTTAAAAGATGACGGATATTTTTCCAGCATTGATCCGCTGCAGCGCATTGATCTGTCCCTGAACGTCCAGGATCTGGGAGAATACCTGCTGGCCCATTACAAAACAGGACAGCTTTCCATATCTCTGAAGGAACCTGACCGGCCCCTGGCCTATTTTGCCCCCTGCCACCAGCGGGAACAAAACATCGGACATCCCTATGTGGAGATGATCCAGTCTTTGCCCGGCACAGACATCATCCCTATGGGCGGGGAGATGCTTTGCTGCGGCATGGGGGGTCATCTGGGGTTTAAAACCGGTTTTCATGACCATTCTCTTGCCATCGGCGGCCCTTTGTTTGACCGGCTGGCCGCCGCATCCAACCGGACCCTTATCACCGACTGCCTGTCCTGCCGCATGCAGCTTAAGCATGTGTTTTCCCGGCAGGTGTTTCATCCGCTTGAACTGCTGATTGCCGTCTGA
- a CDS encoding ArsR/SmtB family transcription factor — MKEFIRVMKALSDPARVKIMKMLQHKTMCVCEIQTALDKAQSTTSKHLKILEDAGLITYQKNGLWVNYQLADGTQSAFAATLINHLRDWLEDEPELQTMVRLLPGIDRNVILNRN; from the coding sequence ATGAAAGAGTTTATCAGAGTGATGAAAGCCCTGTCTGATCCGGCCCGGGTGAAAATCATGAAAATGCTTCAGCACAAAACCATGTGCGTGTGTGAAATTCAGACCGCCCTGGACAAAGCCCAGTCCACCACCAGCAAACATTTGAAAATCCTGGAGGATGCCGGCCTGATCACCTATCAAAAAAACGGGCTGTGGGTGAACTATCAACTGGCGGACGGCACCCAGAGCGCCTTTGCCGCCACCCTGATCAACCACCTCCGGGACTGGCTGGAAGATGAACCGGAACTGCAAACCATGGTCCGGCTGCTGCCCGGCATTGACCGGAATGTCATTTTGAACCGGAACTGA
- the dmeF gene encoding CDF family Co(II)/Ni(II) efflux transporter DmeF, with product MRTHNCSTRKLIPDSRKNETVTLIVVIITLITMIVEIIAGLISGSMALLSDGIHMGTHALALFITLAAYIFARKQMDNPSFCFGTGKVGVLGGYTNAILLLVAAAAMAFESIERLINPVHILFNQAIIVAVIGLVVNIVSAIILGHGGSNHSHDHDPLRSHDDHSEPICYHHSHEDHNLKAAYLHVITDALTSVLAIIALLAAKFFGLSWADPLVGILGAIVVTRWAIGLLKQTSSVLLDKSDTSETVARLRELIESDTTSIEDLHIWQISENEQSLILSLNSSDDKGPSFYHNLVKKAGHFDHITVEIHKHPPDS from the coding sequence GTGAGAACACATAACTGCAGTACCCGCAAATTAATCCCCGATTCCCGGAAAAATGAGACCGTTACCCTGATTGTGGTGATCATCACCCTGATCACCATGATAGTGGAAATCATTGCCGGCCTTATCAGCGGCTCCATGGCCCTTCTGTCCGACGGTATTCACATGGGCACCCATGCCCTGGCTCTGTTTATCACCCTTGCCGCATATATATTTGCCAGAAAACAGATGGACAACCCATCCTTTTGTTTCGGTACCGGAAAGGTCGGTGTGCTGGGCGGCTACACCAATGCCATTCTCCTTTTGGTTGCAGCGGCTGCCATGGCGTTCGAATCCATTGAAAGGCTGATCAATCCGGTTCATATCCTGTTCAACCAAGCCATTATCGTGGCGGTTATCGGCCTGGTCGTCAATATTGTTTCCGCCATCATCCTGGGCCACGGGGGTTCGAACCACAGCCACGATCACGACCCTCTTCGATCACACGATGATCATTCAGAGCCCATCTGCTATCATCACAGTCATGAGGACCACAACCTCAAGGCCGCGTACCTCCATGTGATTACAGATGCCCTGACCAGTGTTCTGGCCATCATTGCCCTGCTGGCAGCCAAATTTTTCGGACTGTCCTGGGCAGATCCCCTGGTGGGGATCTTAGGCGCCATTGTGGTGACAAGATGGGCTATCGGTCTTTTGAAACAGACCAGCAGCGTTCTCCTGGACAAATCCGATACATCAGAGACGGTCGCCCGGCTGCGGGAATTGATCGAATCCGACACCACATCCATTGAAGACCTTCACATCTGGCAGATTTCAGAAAACGAACAGTCCCTGATATTGAGCCTGAATTCCTCAGATGATAAAGGCCCGTCCTTTTATCACAATCTTGTGAAAAAGGCGGGCCATTTTGATCACATCACCGTTGAAATTCATAAACACCCCCCGGATTCCTGA
- a CDS encoding putative zinc-binding protein, giving the protein MKDNCGCNAPDIMILSCSGSKNAGQLADRAARELTKEGIGRMFCLAGIAAGISGFVQSAKNTAQIVVINGCDHACAGNLLKNQGIRFADHVIVSRLDIRRTDGDHLDPDDLAAVMHAVRLACKLPVQKKFDSPRPLSPGDRAKSRQLGGKCC; this is encoded by the coding sequence ATGAAAGACAACTGCGGATGCAACGCGCCGGATATCATGATCCTGTCCTGTTCAGGCAGCAAAAATGCAGGTCAGCTTGCTGATCGGGCTGCCCGGGAGCTGACCAAAGAAGGAATTGGCCGCATGTTCTGCCTGGCCGGTATCGCCGCCGGCATCAGCGGTTTTGTTCAGTCGGCAAAGAATACCGCACAGATCGTGGTCATTAACGGATGTGACCATGCCTGTGCCGGGAACCTGTTGAAAAACCAGGGCATCCGGTTTGCTGACCATGTGATCGTCAGCCGGCTGGATATCAGAAGAACAGACGGGGATCACCTGGACCCCGATGATCTTGCGGCAGTCATGCACGCGGTCCGGCTGGCCTGTAAATTGCCGGTACAAAAAAAGTTTGATTCTCCCAGACCCCTGTCTCCGGGGGATCGAGCCAAATCCAGGCAACTGGGGGGCAAATGTTGCTGA